A stretch of Acidobacteriota bacterium DNA encodes these proteins:
- a CDS encoding YncE family protein, with product MRTTGKRVVAGLVLGFSAGVMAQSTPPSGPPPLKIALSSLKPDAVIDAAGDRQVAVAPDAVWVSNRTAGTVTRIDPKTNAPGAPIVIGQGPCRSLILAFKSVWAPLCDGPALARVNAEAGAEGGKTPPVLIKVGVSTAGPIVTATGSIWMVTDPAGTLARLDPDTNAVVAEVAVPTGASALAAGNDAVWVTSVTKDVVTRINGHTNVLVETIKVGRGPVAIAFGEGSIWTLNGGDGTVSRIDPATNKVTETIKTGVTSTAGAVVVGEGSVWLSAPGAPLTRIDPVTNSVRQQFSGTGGGALAIGLKSLWLTATPTAIWRIDPRRVEATRK from the coding sequence ATGCGTACTACGGGCAAACGGGTTGTGGCAGGTCTCGTCCTTGGGTTTTCCGCGGGGGTGATGGCGCAATCCACCCCGCCATCGGGTCCGCCTCCGCTGAAAATTGCGCTCTCCAGCCTCAAGCCCGACGCCGTCATCGACGCGGCCGGCGACCGCCAGGTCGCCGTGGCGCCCGATGCCGTGTGGGTGTCGAACCGGACGGCCGGCACCGTGACGCGAATCGACCCCAAGACCAACGCGCCTGGCGCCCCGATTGTGATCGGTCAGGGGCCGTGCCGGTCACTCATCCTGGCCTTCAAGAGCGTCTGGGCCCCCCTTTGCGACGGCCCGGCATTGGCACGCGTCAATGCTGAGGCTGGGGCCGAGGGCGGGAAGACGCCGCCGGTGCTGATCAAGGTTGGCGTCAGCACCGCCGGCCCGATTGTGACGGCCACCGGCAGCATCTGGATGGTCACCGACCCTGCCGGCACGCTGGCGCGCCTTGACCCCGACACCAACGCGGTGGTGGCCGAGGTGGCAGTGCCCACGGGCGCGAGCGCCCTCGCCGCCGGCAATGACGCCGTCTGGGTGACCTCCGTCACGAAGGACGTCGTCACCCGCATCAACGGCCACACGAATGTATTGGTCGAGACGATCAAGGTCGGCCGCGGCCCCGTGGCGATTGCGTTCGGCGAAGGCAGCATCTGGACACTCAACGGGGGCGACGGCACGGTGTCGCGCATCGATCCCGCCACCAACAAGGTGACCGAGACGATCAAAACCGGCGTGACCAGCACCGCCGGGGCAGTGGTGGTGGGGGAGGGCTCGGTCTGGCTCAGTGCGCCAGGCGCGCCGCTCACCCGGATCGATCCCGTGACCAACAGTGTTCGCCAGCAGTTTTCCGGCACCGGCGGCGGCGCGCTGGCCATTGGCCTGAAGTCGTTGTGGCTCACCGCCACTCCCACCGCGATCTGGCGCATCGATCCCAGGCGTGTGGAAGCCACGAGAAAGTAG
- a CDS encoding glycosyltransferase, with the protein MTDYGSLRVVGVILARNEEHTIGEVVAKTLKYVHHVCVMDGRSTDGTAAAAQRAGATVHQDPGKGKGSAIRQSLDVVEADVVVFIDADGSHDPADIPRLVAPLVRGEADLCIGSRFSGGSEELSVSVGQLIRTIGNILMNIAINKRWGVELTDTLNGFRAIRRHEAKLVKMTEDTHTIEQEMAMKMLRHGYRVMNVPTHEYARTYGTSHIRIWREWPTFVWCVVVNLLPSDVRK; encoded by the coding sequence GTGACTGATTACGGCTCACTGAGGGTCGTCGGGGTCATCCTGGCGCGCAACGAGGAACACACCATTGGCGAGGTGGTGGCCAAGACACTGAAATACGTCCATCACGTCTGCGTCATGGACGGGCGCTCCACCGACGGCACGGCTGCCGCAGCCCAGCGTGCGGGCGCCACCGTCCATCAGGACCCCGGCAAGGGAAAGGGATCGGCCATCAGGCAGAGCCTGGATGTGGTGGAAGCCGACGTGGTGGTGTTCATCGATGCCGACGGCTCTCACGACCCCGCCGACATTCCCAGACTGGTGGCGCCGCTCGTGCGCGGCGAGGCGGACTTGTGTATCGGCAGCCGCTTCTCGGGAGGCAGCGAAGAACTCTCGGTCAGCGTGGGACAACTCATCAGGACTATCGGCAACATCCTGATGAACATCGCGATCAACAAGCGATGGGGTGTGGAGCTGACCGATACGTTGAACGGATTCCGGGCCATTCGCCGCCACGAGGCGAAGCTCGTGAAGATGACCGAAGACACGCACACCATTGAGCAGGAAATGGCGATGAAGATGCTGCGCCATGGGTATCGCGTGATGAACGTGCCCACGCACGAGTACGCGCGCACCTACGGCACCAGCCACATCCGCATCTGGCGCGAATGGCCCACCTTCGTCTGGTGCGTCGTCGTCAATCTGCTGCCGTCGGACGTGCGCAAATGA
- a CDS encoding L,D-transpeptidase family protein has translation MGAVLVTLCLMMLPGSVVQIPAPQTPDAPLFIDATGAPNGRATEALAVIAEAAGHGLDPASYRFSQVAFAGPDFETELNRALLRYLRDLQRGRVDPRSLGLDLPAPAEDPNLPATVREAVVTGRLHDLARDLAPSSRQYDALRAALSRYRSLAADPTLPPLPALDDRAVHPGDPLAGAGALHARLIALGDIPPGALPSSDGVYDPALVAGVTRFQERHGLEVDGIIGRRTVAALQVPLTWRVRQIELALERVRWLPRESQGPTLAVNIAMFHLWGTEALPPNDAAELTMKVIAGCAERSETPVFAADLDRVIFRPYWNVPRSIIHGEILPRIKRDPGYLARNGFEIVRGESDQGAVVPPTPEAISQLAQGALRLRQRPGQGNALGLIKFDFPNRYSVYLHGTPAVDLFSRAQRDLSHGCVRVEDPVSLAQWALNDPAWSAEAIRNATLGADSRPVSLARPIRVVLFYSTAMVTPEGTLHFATDLYGHDGPLDRALLFLAPHGNLAVADGRWKRSDDFPIALDARVKIGNAKAQCPRERGQQPDGLPLTSCQGLVKLLNSADVRFVVRVRDARLLHVVPHPGRRVVNDDHRTSGFA, from the coding sequence ATGGGTGCCGTGCTCGTGACCCTGTGCCTCATGATGCTGCCCGGCAGCGTGGTGCAGATCCCGGCCCCGCAGACGCCCGACGCGCCGTTGTTCATCGACGCGACAGGCGCACCGAATGGTCGCGCGACCGAGGCACTGGCGGTGATCGCTGAAGCTGCCGGTCACGGGCTGGACCCGGCCTCATATCGCTTCAGCCAGGTGGCGTTTGCCGGTCCTGACTTCGAGACCGAACTGAATCGTGCGCTGCTGCGCTACCTGCGCGACTTGCAGAGGGGTCGGGTTGATCCGCGGTCGCTGGGCCTGGATCTGCCGGCGCCGGCTGAAGACCCGAACCTGCCGGCCACCGTTCGCGAGGCCGTCGTGACAGGGCGCCTTCACGATCTCGCGCGAGACCTGGCGCCGAGTTCACGTCAGTACGACGCGCTGCGGGCCGCCCTGAGCCGGTATCGCTCGCTAGCGGCCGACCCCACGCTGCCGCCCCTGCCGGCCTTGGACGATCGTGCAGTCCATCCCGGAGATCCCCTTGCTGGCGCCGGCGCCCTCCACGCCCGCTTGATCGCGCTCGGCGACATTCCGCCAGGCGCGTTGCCGTCGAGTGACGGCGTGTACGACCCGGCCCTGGTCGCAGGCGTAACGCGCTTCCAGGAACGGCACGGGCTGGAGGTGGATGGCATCATCGGCCGCCGTACGGTCGCGGCGTTGCAGGTGCCGCTCACGTGGCGCGTTCGCCAGATCGAGTTGGCCCTCGAACGCGTGCGGTGGTTGCCGCGCGAGAGTCAGGGGCCGACGCTCGCGGTCAACATCGCCATGTTCCATCTGTGGGGCACCGAGGCGTTGCCTCCGAATGATGCCGCCGAATTGACCATGAAGGTGATTGCCGGGTGCGCGGAGCGAAGCGAGACGCCGGTATTTGCCGCAGATCTGGACCGGGTCATTTTCAGACCCTACTGGAACGTGCCCAGGTCGATCATCCACGGCGAGATCCTGCCCCGCATCAAGCGTGACCCCGGTTATCTGGCGCGCAACGGTTTCGAGATTGTGCGGGGCGAGAGTGACCAGGGCGCGGTGGTGCCGCCCACGCCAGAGGCCATCAGCCAGCTGGCGCAAGGCGCGTTGCGGTTACGTCAACGGCCCGGACAGGGCAACGCGCTGGGCCTGATCAAGTTCGATTTTCCCAACAGGTACTCGGTCTACCTGCACGGCACGCCTGCGGTGGATCTCTTCAGCCGCGCGCAACGCGACCTGAGCCACGGCTGCGTTCGCGTCGAAGACCCTGTCTCGCTCGCCCAGTGGGCGCTCAACGACCCGGCATGGTCTGCGGAAGCGATTCGCAACGCGACACTGGGGGCCGACTCCCGCCCGGTGTCGCTCGCCCGGCCGATCCGGGTGGTGCTGTTCTACTCTACGGCCATGGTCACGCCCGAAGGCACCCTGCACTTCGCCACCGATCTGTACGGCCACGACGGGCCGCTCGACCGGGCGCTATTGTTTCTGGCGCCACACGGAAATCTGGCCGTCGCCGATGGTCGCTGGAAACGTTCTGACGATTTCCCAATCGCGCTTGATGCGCGCGTCAAGATCGGGAACGCCAAGGCGCAGTGCCCTCGGGAACGTGGTCAGCAGCCAGATGGGCTGCCCCTGACGAGTTGCCAGGGCCTCGTCAAGCTCCTCAACAGTGCGGACGTTCGGTTCGTAGTCCGAGTTCGAGATGCTCGTCTGCTCCATGTAGTACCGCACCCCGGCAGACGCGTAGTGAATGACGATCACCGCACTTCCGGGTTCGCGTGA
- a CDS encoding exo-alpha-sialidase, with the protein MARSRIIFWAGAVLVTAGVSSLFLVSRPPAPTTLVALGVEGRTNSTPWAAAAGSFVAVAWGASVPGATDVFVAVSRDNGQTFGPPVQVNAAAGEAKLGGEFPPRVALVAREGVADPEIAVLWTARGETTAIKTARSRDGGATFDAPTTLQAAAAPGQRGWPALALDQQGAAHAIWLDHRGMAPAKTADATHAAHKKTDAAYDGVAMAQKSGLYYASAGATVQSERELAKGVCYCCKTTIVVAPDGAIHAAWRHVYAGNLRDMASIVSRDGGRTFSEPVRVSEDRWAISGCPDDGPAMAVDQAGAVHMVWPTMLEGAEPEGALFYSSSADGVTYAERTRVPTLGQSKPQHPQIVVDAKGRMMVAWDEFTDGMRAALAREVTVAQGRPVEFGPVVRITPAGPSTYPVLAATAAGILAVWSTGGDAPSIAARTIPWR; encoded by the coding sequence ATGGCTCGCAGTCGAATCATCTTCTGGGCCGGAGCAGTGCTGGTGACTGCCGGTGTGTCGAGTCTGTTTCTGGTTTCGCGCCCGCCTGCGCCCACCACGCTTGTGGCGCTTGGCGTTGAAGGCCGAACCAACAGCACGCCGTGGGCGGCGGCGGCGGGATCGTTTGTGGCGGTGGCGTGGGGCGCGTCGGTGCCCGGCGCCACCGACGTGTTCGTGGCGGTGAGCCGCGACAACGGGCAAACGTTCGGCCCGCCCGTCCAGGTCAATGCGGCGGCGGGCGAAGCCAAACTCGGCGGAGAGTTTCCGCCACGAGTGGCACTGGTAGCACGAGAAGGGGTGGCCGATCCGGAGATCGCAGTGTTGTGGACCGCGCGCGGTGAAACGACCGCGATCAAGACGGCGCGTTCGCGCGACGGAGGTGCCACGTTCGACGCCCCAACCACGCTGCAGGCTGCGGCTGCTCCTGGCCAGCGCGGCTGGCCTGCCCTTGCGCTGGATCAGCAGGGCGCGGCGCATGCGATCTGGCTGGACCACCGGGGAATGGCGCCGGCCAAGACTGCCGACGCCACACACGCGGCGCACAAGAAGACCGACGCCGCCTATGACGGCGTGGCGATGGCGCAGAAGTCGGGCCTGTACTACGCGAGCGCGGGGGCCACGGTGCAGAGCGAGCGCGAGCTCGCGAAGGGCGTCTGCTACTGCTGCAAGACCACCATCGTCGTCGCGCCGGACGGCGCCATTCATGCGGCGTGGCGACACGTCTACGCGGGCAACCTCCGCGACATGGCGTCCATCGTGTCGCGCGACGGCGGGCGTACCTTCTCCGAGCCTGTGCGCGTCAGCGAAGACCGCTGGGCGATCAGCGGTTGCCCAGACGATGGGCCGGCGATGGCGGTGGACCAGGCGGGCGCCGTGCACATGGTGTGGCCCACCATGCTTGAGGGGGCCGAGCCCGAAGGCGCGTTGTTCTACTCGTCGAGTGCCGACGGCGTGACGTATGCCGAGCGCACGCGCGTGCCCACACTCGGGCAGAGCAAACCGCAGCATCCGCAGATCGTGGTGGACGCCAAGGGCCGGATGATGGTGGCCTGGGACGAGTTCACCGACGGCATGCGCGCCGCCCTCGCGCGCGAGGTCACGGTCGCGCAGGGCCGGCCAGTGGAGTTCGGGCCGGTCGTTCGGATCACGCCGGCCGGTCCCTCCACGTACCCCGTGCTCGCCGCCACGGCCGCGGGCATCCTCGCGGTGTGGTCCACGGGCGGCGACGCGCCTTCCATCGCCGCGCGCACGATCCCGTGGCGCTGA
- a CDS encoding TonB-dependent receptor: MRRPHGCRARRALNPGGAPQQHFQSRPVRQLGSCHRIRPGTSAEPPRLARTATTPRVRTAHIVGPRTQVCPGPIRDRFFFVGGAAVKFLRVLVIASCVLVFSQNVFAQQSVDYASVSGRVSDTSGAVLAGAQVVIRHTETNVTGTTVTDDEGRFRFPYLKVGPYEMTVTQQGFKADVRKLTLTVGAAFELRVPLAVGGIDTSVIVSANATVLEAARSQIAGTVSQTEVQNLPLNGRNFLELALLIPGVSPTNVASTQLFPETSAVPGVTLSVGSQRNLSNNFIVDGLSANDDAAGLSGMTYGVDAVGQFQVVTSGGQAELGRALGGYVNVVTRSGTNVVHGTAYDFFRDDRFNAKNALSGTKLPMRQWQYGASLGGPIVTNRTFYFANIEQRRLDQTGLVTISPANAASINARLTAVGYQGPLVTTGEYANPVDSTNVLAKIDHQVSSRDQLGLRYSRYGVTSSNSRGAGGLSAPSASQGLDNVDQAIAVSNTLVLNARTVLETRAQFAHGNLQAPPADLVGPAVSIAGVGSFGRLSSSPLGRVNSLYQVVNNLSHQAGAHALRVGVDFLYNDDRITFPRAVRGSYTFSSLANFLSGTYNNAGFTQTFGETEVSQTNPNLGVYVQDEWKVRPQVTVNLGVRYDLQRLETITTDKNNVSPRLGVAWSPFDSGRTVVRGSAGLFYDRVPLRALANALLSANNTTDLTQLRQLALSLSPTQAGAPVFPNILANALPSVALVNLTTMDRNLQNGSSRQASAEVEHQLGERTTVSVGYSYLRGQNLLMSVNQNVPTCVAAGTNNGCRPVTSYANNGQYSSVGESNYHGLHVSFLQRSERWGDYRVSYTLSKSMNNLGEFFFSGPIDPFDLSKDWGRSDDDQRHRLTVSGAARVAGFQLSGLLQTYSALPFNISSGVTTLQGTTGRPVVNGEFIERNSGVGSDFFTANLRLSRAFRVAGRADVEALAEGFNLTNRRNVATRNTNFGAGAYPTNPSSTFGQITALQEPRSFQFGLRVRF, encoded by the coding sequence ATGCGACGGCCCCATGGCTGCCGTGCTCGCCGTGCTCTCAACCCAGGGGGTGCCCCCCAGCAACATTTTCAGTCTCGTCCCGTACGTCAGCTCGGCTCTTGTCACCGGATCCGCCCCGGAACATCTGCTGAGCCGCCTCGCCTCGCCCGAACCGCCACCACCCCGCGCGTAAGAACCGCTCACATCGTCGGCCCCAGGACACAGGTGTGCCCTGGGCCTATCCGTGATCGCTTCTTTTTCGTGGGAGGTGCTGCTGTGAAGTTCCTGAGGGTGCTTGTTATCGCGAGCTGCGTGCTCGTATTCAGTCAAAACGTTTTTGCTCAACAGTCGGTGGACTACGCCAGCGTCAGTGGCCGCGTATCCGACACATCCGGCGCCGTGCTCGCAGGCGCGCAAGTCGTCATCCGCCACACGGAAACGAATGTGACGGGCACGACCGTCACCGACGATGAAGGCCGATTCCGGTTTCCCTACCTGAAGGTGGGCCCGTACGAAATGACGGTGACCCAGCAGGGATTCAAGGCCGACGTCAGGAAACTCACGCTCACCGTGGGCGCCGCGTTTGAGTTGCGCGTGCCGCTTGCGGTCGGCGGCATCGATACAAGCGTCATCGTCAGCGCGAACGCCACGGTGCTGGAAGCCGCGCGCAGCCAAATCGCCGGCACGGTCTCGCAAACCGAGGTGCAGAACCTGCCGCTCAACGGCCGCAACTTCCTGGAGCTGGCGCTGCTGATTCCCGGCGTCTCACCCACCAACGTCGCGAGCACCCAGCTCTTTCCGGAAACATCCGCCGTCCCCGGCGTAACGCTGTCTGTGGGCAGCCAGCGCAATCTCTCCAACAACTTCATCGTGGATGGGTTGTCGGCGAATGACGATGCGGCGGGGTTGAGCGGGATGACGTACGGCGTGGATGCCGTCGGCCAATTCCAGGTGGTGACGTCGGGCGGCCAGGCCGAACTGGGACGCGCGCTGGGCGGCTACGTGAATGTGGTGACGCGGAGCGGAACGAACGTGGTGCATGGCACGGCGTACGACTTTTTCCGCGACGATCGTTTCAACGCGAAGAATGCGCTGTCGGGCACGAAGTTGCCGATGCGCCAGTGGCAATACGGCGCCAGCCTCGGCGGGCCGATTGTGACCAACCGGACGTTTTACTTCGCCAACATCGAACAGCGGCGGCTGGACCAGACGGGTCTGGTGACCATCTCGCCCGCCAATGCCGCGTCGATCAACGCGCGGCTGACGGCTGTGGGCTATCAGGGCCCCCTCGTCACCACCGGCGAATACGCAAATCCGGTGGACTCCACGAACGTGCTGGCCAAGATCGATCATCAGGTCAGCAGCCGGGATCAACTCGGCCTGCGCTACAGCCGTTACGGTGTGACGTCCTCGAACTCTCGAGGCGCAGGCGGCCTCAGCGCGCCCAGCGCGTCGCAGGGTCTGGACAATGTGGACCAGGCGATTGCGGTCAGCAATACCCTGGTGCTCAACGCGAGGACCGTTCTTGAAACGCGCGCGCAGTTCGCGCACGGCAACCTTCAGGCGCCGCCGGCGGACCTCGTGGGCCCCGCGGTGAGCATTGCCGGCGTGGGGTCGTTCGGCCGACTCTCAAGCAGCCCGCTCGGACGCGTGAACAGTCTGTATCAGGTGGTCAACAACCTGTCGCACCAGGCAGGCGCTCACGCGCTCCGGGTTGGCGTCGATTTCCTCTACAACGACGACCGCATCACGTTCCCCCGCGCCGTCCGCGGTTCCTACACCTTTTCATCGCTCGCGAACTTCCTGAGCGGCACCTACAACAACGCGGGGTTCACGCAGACGTTCGGCGAGACGGAAGTGTCGCAGACGAATCCGAACCTCGGTGTCTACGTCCAGGACGAGTGGAAGGTACGCCCGCAGGTGACGGTAAATCTCGGTGTGCGATACGACCTGCAGCGGCTTGAGACCATCACCACCGACAAGAACAACGTCTCGCCTCGTCTTGGCGTGGCGTGGTCACCGTTTGACTCGGGCCGCACGGTGGTGCGTGGCAGCGCCGGCCTCTTCTACGATCGCGTGCCTCTGCGCGCGCTCGCGAACGCGCTGCTCTCGGCGAACAACACCACGGACCTGACGCAACTGCGGCAGCTCGCGCTCAGTCTCTCGCCCACGCAGGCGGGCGCGCCGGTCTTCCCGAACATCCTGGCCAACGCGCTTCCCTCGGTTGCACTCGTGAACCTCACCACGATGGACCGCAACCTGCAGAACGGATCGTCGCGACAGGCCAGCGCCGAAGTGGAGCATCAGCTTGGTGAGAGGACCACGGTCAGCGTGGGGTACTCGTATCTGCGTGGCCAGAACCTGCTGATGTCGGTGAACCAGAACGTGCCGACCTGTGTGGCCGCGGGCACCAACAATGGGTGCCGGCCGGTTACGTCCTACGCCAACAACGGCCAGTACTCGTCGGTTGGCGAGTCCAACTATCACGGGCTGCATGTCTCGTTCCTCCAGCGGTCCGAGCGCTGGGGCGACTATCGCGTGTCCTACACGTTGTCCAAGTCGATGAACAATCTGGGCGAGTTCTTCTTCAGTGGCCCGATCGATCCGTTTGACCTGTCGAAGGACTGGGGCCGATCCGACGACGACCAGCGGCACAGGCTGACCGTGAGTGGGGCGGCGCGGGTGGCCGGGTTCCAGTTGAGCGGGCTGCTGCAGACGTATTCGGCGCTGCCATTCAACATCAGCTCGGGCGTGACGACGTTGCAGGGCACCACGGGGCGGCCGGTGGTGAACGGCGAGTTCATCGAGCGCAATTCCGGCGTGGGCAGTGACTTCTTCACAGCGAACCTGCGGTTGAGCCGGGCGTTCCGGGTGGCCGGTCGCGCGGACGTGGAGGCGCTGGCGGAAGGATTCAACCTGACGAACCGGCGAAACGTGGCGACGCGAAACACGAACTTCGGCGCCGGGGCCTACCCCACCAATCCGTCATCGACGTTCGGCCAGATCACGGCGCTGCAGGAGCCGCGGTCGTTCCAGTTCGGCCTGCGAGTGAGGTTCTGA
- a CDS encoding SRPBCC domain-containing protein has product MCKTIKQKVKFKAAPAAVYELLADSKKHTAVTGKKATISPKIGGEFSARADDVTGINVDLVPARRIVQAWRHRSFPEGIYSMAAVTLTPTPTGGTELVLTHRGVPKALIPETEQAWRELYWQPMKAHFDRD; this is encoded by the coding sequence ATGTGCAAGACCATCAAGCAAAAGGTGAAGTTCAAGGCCGCGCCTGCGGCCGTGTATGAGCTTCTGGCGGACTCGAAGAAACACACCGCTGTGACCGGCAAGAAGGCCACGATCAGTCCGAAGATCGGCGGCGAGTTTTCGGCTCGTGCAGATGACGTGACCGGCATCAACGTCGATCTCGTGCCCGCGCGACGCATCGTGCAGGCATGGCGGCATCGCTCGTTCCCCGAGGGGATCTACTCAATGGCCGCCGTCACCCTCACGCCCACTCCCACGGGCGGCACAGAACTCGTGCTGACGCACCGAGGCGTACCGAAAGCGCTCATCCCCGAGACCGAGCAAGCCTGGCGCGAGCTGTACTGGCAACCCATGAAGGCGCACTTCGACCGCGACTGA
- a CDS encoding GTP-binding protein: MIQKKICMLGAFAVGKTSLVARYVSSMFSDKYLSTVGVKIDKKPITVDGQELTLMLWDIAGQDDYQTVQPSHLRGMAGYLLVADGTRRMTLEVARQLQEKATSVAGDVPFILLLNKSDLAADWEVDEKGLMALVEEGWRVVRTSAKTGEGVESAFELLARAMLDPEPPSKGEPKPC; encoded by the coding sequence ATGATTCAAAAAAAGATCTGCATGCTCGGCGCCTTCGCGGTTGGCAAGACCAGCCTGGTGGCCCGCTACGTGAGCAGCATGTTCTCGGACAAATACCTCTCCACGGTGGGGGTCAAGATCGACAAGAAGCCCATCACCGTGGATGGCCAGGAGCTCACGCTGATGCTCTGGGACATTGCCGGGCAAGACGACTATCAGACCGTGCAGCCCTCGCACCTGCGCGGCATGGCCGGATATCTGCTGGTGGCGGACGGCACGCGTCGAATGACGCTCGAAGTGGCGCGCCAGCTGCAGGAGAAGGCCACGTCGGTGGCGGGTGACGTGCCATTCATCCTGCTGCTGAACAAATCCGACCTCGCGGCTGACTGGGAAGTGGACGAGAAGGGGCTGATGGCACTGGTGGAAGAAGGTTGGCGTGTGGTGCGCACCAGCGCGAAGACGGGCGAAGGCGTGGAGTCGGCGTTTGAACTTCTGGCGCGGGCCATGCTCGACCCCGAGCCGCCATCCAAGGGGGAGCCAAAGCCATGCTGA
- a CDS encoding OmpA family protein has translation MVSTSHEGGKFVVSGLRDPRARDPQALLSGTGLTADNVVGRWAAYYALEPSLIVTRATDVLQPPAGTTLALTDGVLSATGTPPLAWVSEARRLAPLVPGVTSFDAAGALGATTSAVIARLEGRRVLFAKGAPVMAAGQDDAVRGVVQDVRELDALAEATGQRFRLEVMGHTDADGPAESNLPLSRARAEVVQAAIGRDASSRLEIVVEGVGSRVPVVLSQNEEDKQQNRRVTIRVIRPAR, from the coding sequence GTGGTTTCCACGTCGCATGAGGGCGGCAAGTTCGTGGTGTCGGGACTCCGCGATCCACGCGCCCGCGATCCGCAGGCGTTGCTTTCGGGCACGGGCCTGACCGCCGACAACGTGGTGGGACGATGGGCGGCGTATTACGCGCTGGAGCCGTCGCTGATTGTCACGCGGGCGACTGACGTGCTGCAGCCTCCGGCGGGCACCACGCTGGCGTTGACCGACGGTGTGCTCTCGGCCACCGGCACGCCGCCGCTCGCATGGGTCAGCGAAGCGCGCCGCCTTGCGCCGCTGGTGCCCGGCGTCACGTCGTTTGATGCGGCCGGTGCGCTTGGGGCGACGACCAGCGCGGTCATCGCGAGGCTCGAGGGCCGCAGGGTGCTGTTCGCCAAAGGCGCGCCGGTGATGGCTGCGGGGCAAGACGATGCGGTGCGGGGGGTCGTGCAGGATGTGCGGGAACTGGACGCGCTGGCGGAGGCGACGGGCCAGCGGTTTCGCCTTGAGGTCATGGGCCACACTGACGCCGATGGCCCGGCGGAATCGAACCTTCCCTTGAGCCGGGCGCGGGCCGAGGTGGTGCAGGCGGCGATTGGGCGCGACGCGTCCAGCCGGCTGGAGATTGTGGTTGAGGGCGTTGGCAGCCGCGTGCCGGTGGTCTTGAGTCAGAATGAAGAAGACAAACAGCAGAACCGGCGCGTCACCATCCGGGTGATTCGGCCGGCGCGCTGA